From the Atribacteraceae bacterium genome, the window ATTCGCCGACCAATTCCACATTTGCCGCCCGCAGTCCGCGTGCGGTTTGCAGGACCTCGAAGGAAACTCCCTGCCCCTCCAGTGGCTGTTTGTCTTGACGTTTTAGGTCGGTGACGTGGAAGAAGTAGTCCCCGCCATCCTGGCCTCGAACGAACCCATAGCTTTTATCTACGAACCAGGTTCTGATGCGCCCCTGCATGATCGCCCGTGCGCCCGGAACCGCAGTTTCCCGCTTGGCCGCCCGGGTTTTGTTTTCACTGTGCTCATAGTGGGTGTTCATTTTTTTCGCCTCCCTTCAATTAAATCCGCCAGCTGTAATGTCTCCTGCCGCTCAATTTCCCGCGCGGCAACGAACCGTGACTTGTCTAAACTCCCCTCAATCGCTTCCCGGATCTTCTCCTGCAGCACCGGCAGCGGCAAGGCATCCAGCTCAACGGCTATATCCCCGTGTTTGGCAACGTGAGCCTTGCTGCGGCTGTCTGTGGTTTTCGTGAAGTCCGGCGGCAGGTTATGGTCCCGAACGTCCTGCATGGTCAGCGCCACTTTTTCTATTGTTGGACAAGTCCCGAAAAAGTCCAGGCTGTCCCCTATGGCTCGGAAAATGTCCTCGCCGCTGGGATCGAAGTCGCCGAAGTACAGGATCACTCCGTCCCGGCCTTGTTCTTTGTGTCCATTAAACCGCTCTGCCGCGTCATGGTATGCGCTCCAGGAATTATAACCGCGTCCTACCGCCAGCGTAACGCCGTATTCCCCGGTAATGTCTGAGAATATGCCGGACAGCGCATCCTTCTCCAGCCAGACTTCAACATATTGTGGTTGACTTTCCCAAATGTCTTTTCTGTACGCATGACGTACCGTGTTCATAAAGTCCGACAAGTCGCACCACATGTTCACCGTCCTCGGCAGCCGGCCTCTGTCCTCAATCCAGTCCCAAGGAATTAGCTCGTCTTGTCTGGCTTTAACGAGTGCACCGGATAGCCGCTGATATTCAGCGCGGTTATTATCTATGACATGCTTAGCCACCAATTGATAATAAACCTGTCGCAAGGTCATCGGGTTATGTTCCCGCAGCACTTCTGCAGCCGCTTCAATTAACTTTATTGTCTTGTCGCGCACTGTGCATCGCCTCCTCACGCGGCTTTCTTTTTTTCTGATCTTCACCACCCGCCCACCGCTTACACCGCCGACACCAAGCCGCGCTGCCCGGCAGGGCGTGGGTAATTACCTTCCCGCAGCGCCTGCATACCACCGGGATCAAGGACGCTCTTATGACGGACTTGTTTTCTTTCGCCATTTCCCTTCCGCCCCTTTTTGTGTCTTTGCGCCGCCAAACCTTAGATCACTATGTATGTAGTCGGCCTCGTTTTCCCATAATAGTGAAATGACCTCATCCGCGTCCCGCGGCCACCACTCACCACCGCAGGAAAAGCATTTCCAGAATTTGTATTTGCTGTGCAACGCCATTACCGTGTCGCAAAAAGGACAGGCCGGCGGCCTCTTCTCGATCGTCATTTCAGGTTCCCCCTTTTGAGACTGTAGCGCCGGTGAAGACTTTTTTCACCTCATGGATCCACCTCAAACCCTCTACACTGACCTTGGGACTGGTGGTTAGTGTCGTCAACTCGTCCAGTGTGTAGCGAACAGCGTCACGGTACCGATCCGGCACCAGAACACCCTCGTCCCGCACCAGGATAACTGTTTCACCAAGCACCCCGGACGCCATGGCGCACCAGCCATGACTGGCCAACTGCCGTTCGCCGTCCTCAACACTGAGGTACTTCACGGCTTCGGCCTTGTTGGCCTTCAACTCGGCCACCAGTGGTTTAATTGTGGCGGCATCCGGCTTGGCCGTTCCTCGGTGTTCGTATTTTATGTTGGTACCATCCAGCCAAAGACGGAAGCCGAGACGCTGCAGTTCCAGAACAGTTTGCATTTAAATCTCACCCTTCCAAAGGCAAAGGTCGTCGGCCTCGTCAGGTTTTGATACTTTTTCTTTATCGTCCGAAGTGTCGTCCGAAGGAGAAGTTTGCGCCTCATCGGTAACATGGGTAACGAGGGTAACAAGCGTAAGGGTACTCCCTGCGGTTTCCCCTTCCTCCTCGTTTTCCTCGTCCAAAACATAGCGCTTCTTTAACTTGCCAAACTTCGCTTTGTCGTAAACAATGCGGCGCTGCGCCATTCCTTCTATCTTGACAAGTTTTGTTTTTAGCCCCAAGGCTTTCAGTATCTGTCCAACGGCCTGCGGTTTCATTTCTACCTGTTCTGCAATATTGCCACAGGTAACATTCATGACGTTGTCTCCCGTTATGGTTGTTACCGTCGTTACCTTGTTACCAGAGAGTTTAAGCAGCGCCTCCACCACTTGGCCGGTTTTCGTTGCTGATCGCTGCTCAATAAGTTCGCGCTGATGGCCCTGGATGAACTGCTGGTAACTTGATAGTACATCTTCTTCCCGGGCAAACAGGGAAAGGAAAGAAACGCTGACCTGCTTAAGCCGAGGCTCGATGTTCCCCAAATTAAGTCTTGCCCCGGCTTCAGGGTCTACCTTTTGATAGTTTTGAAGCCTAAACAGTAGTAACTTGTTGCGCAGCTCGCACTGATCAGCGAAGAACCTCCGGCCCAGCACCGCTTCGATATCGTCCCGGTTCGTCTCAACCATTATTTCCGTCAAGCACCTCGCTTCCAACGCTGCATCCTGGAATCGCCGCCTCGTGGCGAATACCTTCGGTCCGTATACCGGCAGAATTTGAATCTTGTCAGGATTGTCCTTTGTTGCCCGGATAACCGGCCTACCCTTTTCGAAGCCACAATTCAAGATCGTGATGACCTCATTATATTCATCCGAATTCCTCATGTCCGCCTCATCCAGCACCAACGTCCCGCCCCATTTTCGAAGCATCCGGTATATCGGCGCTGGCGTAACGCAGCCGCTGGCGGTTATGGACTTGTAGCAAAGCCCGCCTATCACGTCCAGGAACCGCGACTTCCCACAACCGGTATCTCCCAGCGCCCGCAAATAAGGCAGAGTATGAAACCGGTCATACAGCCAGGACAGTAGGACATAGTATGCCGCAAACTTCAAATATGACGGCGAAACGTCCAAATACCGGTATACATGCGCCTCAATTTCGGCCAGCAGGCTTAAGGTGTCTCCGTACTCCGCAACGCCAGACGGCAACCTCACCGCGCCAAGGGTTACGTCCTCGCTGTTAATTGGCTCAACAATTTCGTCAGATAGCGCTAAAAGCGGAACCGTTTCCGCCTCTCCGGTTCGTGAGCTATAGGCTAAAAATGCGCTTTTGCCGTCGTTGTGTATCTGCTCATAAAGAATGTCCCCCGCCGTGAGGAAACTCGTCTGCCGGGTTTCCGGCTCGTCCTGTTTTTGTTTCGCGTTTCTCTGCCGCCCGCGATCCTTGGCCGTCTCCTCCAACTCTCCAATATTGGCCCCTCGCAACCCCGCAATTTCCTCCGCCGCCAGTACTGCCCCGCCTCTCAACCGCTCCAGTTCATCCGCGAACGGTTTCCCAGATAAATGTAATTCCGAAAGGTCCTTGATCCCGTCTGGCGCGTAAATAACGCGCAAGTTTTTTGCGGTTTTGGCCACGCGCTCCACCAGGTCGAATGCGCCCGGCTCACACCAAAGGTATGGTTGTAAGCCGTCTACCGCCGCCTCCCAGCCAGTTTTCCATATCGTCTTGCCAGGGATCCCCAATGCGGGAACGTCATGGAACCACGCGCTCCAACAGTCTGATTCCCCCTCCACCAGCAGTACATAACCGGCGGATCGCGCGTGGTCAATTCGTTGCAGGCCATACAGGGTGGTTTTGTCCCCCTTGCGCCATCGAAAGCGTGCTCCGCCATTCAGCGCCAGCCGGTAACGAACCGCCAATTCTTCACCGGCGGGTGTAAGGTAAGGGACTCTGACGGCCTGACCGCCCTGTAGTTTGACAGTTTGCAGCCCAAGGTCGCGTAGAAATTCCACCGGCAACTTTTTTGCAGCTGCCAGATCTTCAAGCGTCAAACCCATCATTTTTGACACCCCCTCGCGTCTTTTGACACTGGGGGTGTCAAACGGGTGTCAAAACTTGAAAGTCTGGAACCCTTTATTCCACTGGGGTTTCCGGTCATCGGCCGGCGGTTTGTCACTGTGTCACCGGTATTGGCGGAAGGGAAAGACAGGCCTGCACGTGCCGCTATCCATCTTGTCGCGGTCATCAGGTCAACATTACAAATCAGCATCGTCAGATCGATTGCGCTCCCGCGCCACCCGCAACCAAAGCAAAACGCGCCATCCCGGTAGATTTTGCAGGAAGGTTCCGTGTCAGCGTGTCCCGGATTCGGGCAGCGCACCATGCCGGATGCGTTGATATCCAAACCAAGTTCCCGCCCCAGGGTCTGGCAGTCCGTTGATCGTTTAATTTCCCGAAATGCGCTAAAATTAGTTGACAAATTTAATGCCCCCCTCACCCCGGCCGGCAGAGCCGGGTTTTTTTTTGCGATCACGAGCCAGAATAATTCCCCCGATCGTGAGCCGCCGTCTCCAACCACCGATGAAAGGCCGCGCGCGGAACGACGATCCGTTTTTCCGATATGCGAATTGACGGAAAACCATGCTGCCGGGCCAATTCATACGCCCGAATCAGGTTCACGTCCAATAGCGCCGCAACTTCGGGTATGTTGTAGACTGCCGCTTCCATTTTTGCTTTCCGCAAGTCTGTCATTTTCTCTCCTCCTTTTTCTTGAGTTTGCCAATTCATTCTGGTATAATTGTATCGTATCAACATTCGCTACAGGGAAAGAGGATACATGATGGCAAAACGAGGTCCACACACGCCCGAAGAAGCAAAGCTGGCCATTGAAGCCGTCCTTGGCCGGCCAGTCGTGCCGGTAATTTGGGAAAGACTTTGTAGAGAAAAATACGTTGACGAATTTATCCAAGGGTTTCTATCTTTAAAAGGGTTTAGGGTCGCATATCAGAAAAACGAAGCCATCTACCAGGCTGGCCAGCAGGCCGCTGGCGGGAAGTTTTCGTTTCCAGAAAGGAAGGAAGAGGCAAGTGACACAAAAGATATCACGTTTTCAGAAGTACTCGCCGCCGGAAGAAGTAGACTCCCTTACGTCAAAGCTTTTCGCCGGGAAGTTTTGGGCGGTGTGCTGCTTACCCCCGATCAGGCCCTGTCCTGGCTGTTTTCGCAGGCTGATAAAAGAGAGATCGCCCCAGGATCTTACCCGGTCGTCACGCACAACCTTAAAGGGCTTGTAGGCGCCATAACTGATCCAGCATTTGACAACTTCTATGAAGATAGCAGGGAAAGTGCTTCTGTCCCCTTCATCCAAGAAGGTGTTTCCGGTAACGCCCTTCTGTTTTTCTCTAATGGCACGGACAAACTAAAAAGGCTTGCAGACGTTGCAAATTTTTTAACTAATGAGGGTTTCTGGAAGCTTCCGCAAGCGGTTGACTTTGTTCTTACCGGGCGCACGCCCCTGATCCCCGCGGTGCGGTATGGGTGGCCACAGACACAACTTAAAGGGCTACCGCTGCCGGTCAGTTTAACCGTTGATGTTCGTATGTCGCCGCAAGCCCTCGCCAAGGAATACAGCAAAATAAGGAAACGTCTGCTTGGCAACCGCCACATCAAGCCGCTAACTCCGAAGGCCAGCGCCCTTGCCATCTTTACCGCGAAAAAGGAAGGTTTGTCCTGGCAGGGATCCATGCAAAAATGGAACGAACAATACCCACAATGGACATATACGCATTATCGAAACTTTTGCCGTGACGGGTTGATGGCGAAAAGAAGGGTTTTAGATGAGGATAGAACACAACCGGCGCAAAAAAAGAACGGCCCGTAGGCCGCCTTCCAGGTACAAAAAATACACACTATTTACACACTACACAACAAAAAAACATTAAACCAGGCTAAAAATACAGCAGTATTATGTCAACCAGAAGGCCAAAAAGTGCCGTAATATAAGGGTTTTCTGAACCAGACTAAACAGGGTTAAACGGCAATCTCGCGCTGTTTGACCAAGAGGCTCCGATTTTTGGGATAGACTTCCACCTGGTTCTTCCCGAAAAGAAGAGTGATCCTTTTACCGCAGGCGGAAATCCTATCGACGACAGCGGTCTTGATCAAGGTACGAATTTCCGAGCTCGCGAAAATCGCCGTTTCATTGAGTTCCGCCGCGGTGGTGTACCGCTTTATATGCCATCCCTGCCGGACAAGGACCACTAAGGCCGTGGGAAGCAAGACACTCAAAATAATCATGGCGAACAGCATCTCAATCATGGTTGCGCCCCGCTTGCAGGACCAGAGTTTCGAAAGTAAGGAGTTCTTGCCCGTCCCCGGAGTACGCCGTAACCTTAATATGGTGGAAATCAGGCCCCTGTCTTTTGACCTTCGATACCAGAACCAGTGACCCATCCGGTTGGGGATGGGTAAACACGCCTTCTGCAAGATCTCCCGCCTCCTTGATTTCGTCTAAAAGCACGCTGGCCGACAGAATCGCCTGCGTCCGGAGTTCCGATTGTCGGAAAACCCGCTCGGACGCTCCCAGCCAGTGCCAGCAAAGCAAGGTCATCATCGAAAGGATCATCCCGCCTGCGATGACCCCGATAAAGGTCATCCCGGTATCCCGGTCAGGGCGGCGAAACACTGATTCTCACCCTCCCCGTGACCGGCACGATGATCACATAAAGCAATTTACCGCCGGTCCGTAACGTCACAGTCCCGCCGCTAGTGGGGGTCCCAGTGGGATGGAAAAAGAGTCGGTTGGCCGGAAAGTTGGTGTGATAGAGGTCGACCGTCGCAGGAAGAGGATGAGCAGATGATGGAGCAGTGCCTATTCTGTAAATGATCCGGTTGTGGAAGGTATCAAACGTCACCCGGACCGGCTCTCCCCGGCGTAAGGCCTCCGCTTTGGCCGATCTGACCTGGGAAGCCACCTGCCGGGCGGCCACCCGGTTGAGCAGGGACACCTGCAGGCTGCGTAAGGACGGTATGCTGATGAGTCCCAATAAGCCCATAACCGCCACAACGACAAGCAGCTCAAGTAAAGTCATGCCGGATTCCTGGAAATATCCGGGAACGGCAGTTTTTTCCGAGAATGTGGCGCGTGTCCTGATATATCGATAGGTCATAGCGTATCTATATACCGGCAGCCGCTAGGTTGATGCGCGCAGCTCCGCTATTGCGAAACGCGGCCTCGCCGCGCACCAGTCAGTCCCCGGCCGGCCACTCACCACCACAGGTTCAGATACCAGCGTATAATACTCTCGCCGAAAAACAAAGCCACCACCGCTCCCAGGGCGAGAAAAGGGCCGAAGGGAACGGCATCTTTCAGCGTCTTTTTCCGGAGAGCGATCAGGAGAATACCCACCACCGCTCCGCTCAGAAACGAAAGAAGAATGGCCAGGACCGTCCAGGAAAGCCCCAGGAACAATCCGATGGCTCCGGCCAGCTTCACGTCGCCGAATCCCATCCCCCGGGGGAAAAAGAGGTGAAGAATGAACAGGAAAGTGAATCCAGCCACCGCGCCATAAAGATGGGTCAGGGAAAAGCCCGGGAAAATCAGGCGAAACAAACCCAACGCTCCCACCACCCCCACCGTCCAGTCGGGGATGCGGAAGTATTTGAGGTCGTAGAGGGAAATATAGATAAGGGTCAGGGCGAAAAAGACTGAAAAAATCACAGGTAACATGGCGACTCAAGGTTCCCCGGAAAAAAAGATTTGGTATAGGTAAACTATGTGGCTTCCGGTATTCTATGTTCTATTTATAAGTCTCGAAAGCCACATAGTTCAGCCAAAGTTTGTCGATTAATAAATGATCAGGGATGAAGTTATGGGGTCAGGGCGTTGGGCCCCAAGTAAGTTCTGCTCCTTCTCCTACACCAGGTAACTCCGCTTCAACCACCAAGCCCCCATCCTGAACATACCAATTTGGTAGAGCCCCCCCCGCTTGATAAGCAGGATCCCAAATAAAATACGAGGTTCCATCGACAAGGGCGTATAGATAATTTTCTCCACCAGGAGTTCTTGGTGCAATAGGGATATAAGGTATTAATACAGGTGTTGGGGGTGTTATCCCAGTGCCTGTATTAATGGCAACGGCACTTGGTGGAGTCGTTTCATTGTTTTCGGTCATCCAGACCTCAATTGCATTCGCGATATTTCTGGCATTGGCCTGGCTCGCACGCATGGCTGCGTTTGCCCGGACCGCGGTATACCGCGGTATCGCGATTGCCAATAGGAATCCTAAAATCGCCACCACAATAATCATTTCGATCAGGGTGAAGCCTTCTTCACCTTTCCGTTGTTGCCACTTGCGGATTATAAACCACATATCGGCCACCTCCTGAATTAATATGGTTTCTCAGTATAAACTATCGGCAGAAGTACGGAAAGCTTTAGCTCCGAAATTCCTCAATTGACGTTTTGCTCAAACAGATAAAGCTTTGCTATAGCGCCTCCTATTCTATCCCTCCCGCGGCCATTTCGAAGATGGGCAGGAAAAAGGCCAGAGCGAGTAAAAATACTCCGACTCCGATGATCACGGTAAGAACCGGTTCGATGATCGTGGAGAGGCGGCCGACAAAAATACCGATTTCCTTGTCGTAGAGTTCGGTGATTTTGCCCATGACCATTTCCAGGTTTCCTGATTCTTCGCCGACGTTGATCATCTGGGAGACGATCGAGGGGAAAAACGGGTATTCATTGATGCTCTGGGAGAGGTTGCGGCCCTGGCGGATCTTTTCGGCAACTTCCAGGCAGATGTCCCGCAGGTAATAGTCGCCGACCGCTGAGGATACCACCTCGAGGGACTGAACCATAGGCATGCCGCTTTTGAGTAAGCCGTTCATGATCCAGCAGAAACGGGAAATCACCAGTTTTTGAAACAACTCTCCGAAGAGGGGAAGGCGGTTTCGCCGCCGATCCCACCATCCCCTGCCCTTTTCCGTATTGACGTACCAGTAGAAGGTTCCCGCTGAACCGAACAAACCGCCGTAGATCGCGTACCAGTGACGGTTGACGAACTGCATACCGCTGAGCAAAAGAACGGTGGGCAAAGGAAGGTCGATATTGAATCCTTCAAAAAGGACCACGAACTGGGGAAAGACGAAATAGACCATGAAAAGGGAGGCCGCGATCATAGCCACGACCAGGATAACCGGATAATAGGTGGCCGACTGGACCTTATCCCGGAGGTCTTTTTCCCATTCCAGGTAGTCGGCCAGCCGAGTGAGCGCCCAGTCAATATTTCCTCCCGCCTCCCCCGACTGGACCATGCCCAGAAACACCCGGTTGAAGATTTTTGGATATTCGGCAAGGGCCAGGGACAAGGACAATCCGTTTTCGATCCGGCGGGCTATGCTTTTGATGGTTTGGGAAAAGCCCGCATGCCCTGTCTGGCGGGCTATGCCCTCCAGAGCCGTGATCAGAGGTACGCCGGCTTCCAGCATGGTGCTGACGCTCCGGGCGAACATGGCCAGGTCCTGCAGGCTCACTTTTTTGGAATGGGAGAGGAAACTTATCTCCCGTTTTAGCACGGAGGGTTTTTCCTCGGCGATCGCGGTAATGAAAAATCCCCGTTCCCGTAAAGAGACGGCCGCTTCCCTCTCGTTTAGCGCATCGATAGTTCCCTC encodes:
- a CDS encoding cold shock domain-containing protein is translated as MNTHYEHSENKTRAAKRETAVPGARAIMQGRIRTWFVDKSYGFVRGQDGGDYFFHVTDLKRQDKQPLEGQGVSFEVLQTARGLRAANVELVGE
- a CDS encoding helix-turn-helix domain-containing protein encodes the protein MTDLRKAKMEAAVYNIPEVAALLDVNLIRAYELARQHGFPSIRISEKRIVVPRAAFHRWLETAAHDRGNYSGS
- a CDS encoding GspH/FimT family protein; translation: MTLLELLVVVAVMGLLGLISIPSLRSLQVSLLNRVAARQVASQVRSAKAEALRRGEPVRVTFDTFHNRIIYRIGTAPSSAHPLPATVDLYHTNFPANRLFFHPTGTPTSGGTVTLRTGGKLLYVIIVPVTGRVRISVSPP
- a CDS encoding A24 family peptidase — encoded protein: MLPVIFSVFFALTLIYISLYDLKYFRIPDWTVGVVGALGLFRLIFPGFSLTHLYGAVAGFTFLFILHLFFPRGMGFGDVKLAGAIGLFLGLSWTVLAILLSFLSGAVVGILLIALRKKTLKDAVPFGPFLALGAVVALFFGESIIRWYLNLWW
- a CDS encoding type II secretion system protein, whose protein sequence is MWFIIRKWQQRKGEEGFTLIEMIIVVAILGFLLAIAIPRYTAVRANAAMRASQANARNIANAIEVWMTENNETTPPSAVAINTGTGITPPTPVLIPYIPIAPRTPGGENYLYALVDGTSYFIWDPAYQAGGALPNWYVQDGGLVVEAELPGVGEGAELTWGPTP
- a CDS encoding type II secretion system F family protein, yielding MSTFTYRVRDTAGRISEGTIDALNEREAAVSLRERGFFITAIAEEKPSVLKREISFLSHSKKVSLQDLAMFARSVSTMLEAGVPLITALEGIARQTGHAGFSQTIKSIARRIENGLSLSLALAEYPKIFNRVFLGMVQSGEAGGNIDWALTRLADYLEWEKDLRDKVQSATYYPVILVVAMIAASLFMVYFVFPQFVVLFEGFNIDLPLPTVLLLSGMQFVNRHWYAIYGGLFGSAGTFYWYVNTEKGRGWWDRRRNRLPLFGELFQKLVISRFCWIMNGLLKSGMPMVQSLEVVSSAVGDYYLRDICLEVAEKIRQGRNLSQSINEYPFFPSIVSQMINVGEESGNLEMVMGKITELYDKEIGIFVGRLSTIIEPVLTVIIGVGVFLLALAFFLPIFEMAAGGIE